A genomic stretch from Hemibagrus wyckioides isolate EC202008001 linkage group LG20, SWU_Hwy_1.0, whole genome shotgun sequence includes:
- the LOC131342033 gene encoding protein kinase C epsilon type-like, with translation MDFRRFLAGLRGLPLRKIGCAAGLFAVSAGAGYFVYRYFQRHSAATDHTQPAHDSVDVLGESPDTPSVLQVDEPIVLSFPSDPHSDTSAVSLPPSAGELNRAWCELQVQSPDSISSQSESVEIKRDHLRILRGPESQPCETYPLNHEVVEANLQLQSTEPQQDTSAVSLPPSAGELNRAWSDNQVESPDSISSQSESVDIKRDILLNHEEFSHDDTEDCFTGMQVVEANLQLQSTEPHQDTSAVSLVAELYDEPLPTASDDDPTAFILNECNTEESREDEELQPERKSLEDFNFLSVLGKGTYGKVILSELKGTEEVYALKFLKKDLIWEYENISCTFMERRILALASEHPYLTHLYCSFQTSDSLCFAMEFVNGGDLAFHISCSCGFDEPRTRFYAAEIACALMFLHRNGIIHRDLKPGNILLDADGHCKLADFGLCAEGILDGKTANTFCGTPNYIAPEVLQYWEYDTSVDWWALGVIMYEMMTGYAPFHDHNEEKMFESIIHAEPQYPSNLSRNAVSILKAFLRKKPMDRLGCVVSEGKENAIKVHPFFNKIDWSWLEQRKITPPFQPQITSKRDVNNFDGRFTREEPKLSHGNLSFFIQSIQEEFDGFSFINTKY, from the exons aTGGACTTCCGACGATTTCTCGCGGGTCTGAGGGGCTTGCCTCTTCGCAAGATCGGCTGTGCTGCGGGGCTGTTCGCTGTCTCTGCAGGTGCGGGTTACTTCGTTTACCGCTACTTTCAGAGACACAGCGCAGCTACCGACCACACTCAGCCAGCTCACG actctgtggatgtgctgggagAATCACctgatactccctctgtcctccag GTCGATGAGCCCATAGTGCTGAGTTTTCCGAGTGACCCTCACAGTGACACTTCAGCTGTcagtctg cctcccagtgctggtgagctgaacagagcCTGGTGTGAACTTCAGGTTCAGTCTCCAGACTCCATCAGCTCccagtctgag TCAGTGGAAATCAAGAGAGACCACCTCAGGATattaaggggtccagagagtcaaCCCTGTGAGACGTACCCCTTGAATcacgag gttgttGAGGCAAACCTGCAGCTGCAGTCCACTGAACCTCAACAAGACACTTCAGCTGTcagtctg cctcccagtgctggtgagctgaacagagcCTGGTCTGATAATCAGGTTGAGTCTCCAGACTCCATCAGCTCccagtctgag tcagtggacATCAAGAGAGACATCCTCTTGAATcacgag GAATTCTCTCATGACGACACTGaagactgtttcactggcatgcag gttgttGAGGCAAACCTGCAGCTGCAGTCCACTGAACCTCACCAAGACACTTCAGCTGTcagtctg gtcgcTGAGCTGTATGATGAGCCGCTGCCCACCGCATCTGACGATGACCCTACAGCTTTCATCCTGAATGAGTGTAATACAGAGGAGAGCCGAGAGGATGAGGAGCTACAGCCTGAGAGAAAGAGCCTGGAGGACTTCAACTTCCTCAGTGTACTTGGAAAGGGTACATACGGGAAGGTGATTTTGTCCGAGCTCAAAGGCACTGAGGAGGTGTATGCGCTGAAGTTTTTGAAGAAGGACTTGATCTGGGAATATGAAAACATCAGCTGCACCTTTATGGAGAGGCGGATCTTGGCTCTGGCCAGTGAACACCCCTACCTGACCCACCTCTACTGTAGCTTCCAGACCAGCGACTCATTGTGCTTCGCAATGGAATTTGTGAATGGAGGGGATCTTGCATTTCACATTTCCTGTTCATGTGGATTTGATGAACCCCGCACCAGATTTTATGCTGCTGAGATCGCCTGTGCCCTCATGTTCCTCCACCGCAACGGGATTATACACAGAGATCTCAAACCCGGAAACATCCTCCTAGATGCCGATGGCCACTGCAAGCTTGCTGACTTTGGCTTGTGCGCAGAGGGTATACTAGACGGCAAGACTGCCAACACTTTTTGTGGCACACCCAACTACATAGCACCAGAGGTGTTACAGTATTGGGAATACGACACGTCGGTGGATTGGTGGGCCCTCGGTGTGATCATGTACGAGATGATGACAGGCTACGCTCCGTTTCATGATCACAACGAGGAGAAGATGTTTGAGTCCATCATCCATGCTGAACCACAATATCCATCAAACCTCAGCAGGAATGCGGTCAGCATCCTCAAAGCGTTCCTGAGGAAGAAGCCCATGGATCGTCTCGGCTGTGTGGTGTCCGAGGGCAAGGAGAATGCCATCAAAGTTCACCCTTTCTTTAATAAGATCGACTGGTCATGGCTGGAACAAAGGAAGATCACTCCTCCGTTTCAACCACAGATAACATCTAAGAGGGACGTCAATAATTTTGATGGCAGATTCACCCGTGAGGAGCCCAAGCTTTCTCATGGGAATCTCTCCTTCTTCATCCAGTCCATCCAAGAGGAGTTTGATGGCTTCTCATTTATTAACACTAAATATTAA